A single region of the Mustela lutreola isolate mMusLut2 chromosome 2, mMusLut2.pri, whole genome shotgun sequence genome encodes:
- the GTPBP3 gene encoding tRNA modification GTPase GTPBP3, mitochondrial isoform X2, translated as MLPGERHFAAPPRPALSPPLSLPLANRNEDLQRVGRTPPKEPNDHRESLSILPVSPRSGWSLLSGLEATQAERSQIVHAPGQRRPGPWFRGHYLRAELRPRPLRHRGDPDQRSRQRPRPPEPHGAPGLAPSSQRLPAPAQPPPFRGAVGPRAGALVPRSPKFHGGGLRGIPRAWRPSGGSVPGLRPAEAGEFTRRAFAHGKLSLTEVEGLADLIHAETEAQRRQALRQLDGELGHLCHGWAKTLTKALAHVEAYIDFGEDDNLEEGVLERADSQVRELELALSAHLRDARRGQRLRSGAHVVVAGPPNAGKSSLVNLLSRKPVSIVSPEPGTTRDVLEIPVDLAGFPALLSDTAGLREGVGPVEQEGVRRARERLEQADLILAVLDASELASPSSRNFLDTVVAPAGAGSPNESSQRLLLVLNKSDLLPPGGPGPSPNLPPHLLLSCLTGEGLDDLLEALRKELAEVCGDPSTGPPLLTRARHQHHLQGCLDALGHYRQTKDLALAAEALRLARGHLGRITGGGSTEEVLDIIFRDFCVGK; from the exons ATGTTGCCGGGGGAACGCCATTTCGCTGCACCCCCGCGTCCAGCCCTTTCCCCGCCTCTTTCCCTGCCACTGGCCAATAGAAACGAAGATCTTCAGAGGGTGGGCCGTACGCCTCCTAAGGAGCCCAATGATCATCGAGAGTCGTTAAGCATTCTACCAGTCTCGCCGCGGAGTGGGTGGAGCCTCCTGTCAGGACtagaagccacccaggcagagcGG TCCCAGATCGTGCACGCGCCAGGGCAGCGGCGCCCCGGCCCCTGGTTCCGGGGCCACTATCTTCGCGCTGAGCTCCGGCCAAGGCCGCTGCGGCATCGCGGTGATCCGGACCAGCGGTCCCGCCAGCGGCCACGCCCTCCGGAGCCTCACGGCGCCCCGGGACTTGCCCCCAGCTCGCAACGCTTGCCTGCGCCTGCTCAGCCACCCCCGTTCCGGGGAGCCGTTGGACCGCGCGCTGGTGCTCTGGTTCCCAG GTCCCCAAAGTTTCACGGGGGAGGACTGCGCGGAATTCCACGTGCATGGAGGCCCAGCGGTG GCAGTGTGCCAGGGCTGCGGCCGGCTGAGGCTGGTGAGTTCACCAGGCGGGCATTCGCTCACGGGAAGCTGAGCCTGAccgaggtggaggggctggcagatcTAATTCACGCAGAAACCGAGGCGCAGCGGCGGCAGGCACTGAGGCAGCTGGATGGGGAACTGGGCCACCTCTGCCATGGCTGGGCCAAGACTCTCACTAAG gctctGGCTCATGTGGAGGCCTATATCGACTTTGGTGAGGATGACAATCTGGAGGAGGGCGTCCTGGAGCGAG CTGACAGCCAAGTACGGGAGCTGGAGCTGGCACTGAGCGCACATCTTCGAGATGCCAGGCGCGGGCAAAGGCTTCGCTCAGGAGCGCACGTAGTGGTCGCAGGACCCCCCAATGCTGGCAAGAGCAGCCTGGTGAACCTACTCA GCCGGAAGCCTGTGTCCATAGTATCCCCGGAGCCGGGGACCACCCGCGACGTGCTGGAGATCCCCGTGGACCTGGCCGGATTCCCTGCGCTGCTGAGCGACACCGCGGGGTTGCGTGAGGGCGTGGGGCCGGTGGAGCAGGAGGGCGTGCGGCGCGCCAGGGAGAG GCTGGAGCAGGCTGACCTCATTCTGGCGGTGCTGGATGCTTCTGAACTCGCCTCTCCATCCAGCCGCAACTTCCTGGATACCGTTGTCGCCCCCGCAGGCGCTGGGAGCCCCAATGAGAGCAGCCAGCGCCTCCTGTTGGTGCTGAACAAGTCGGACTTACTGCCTCCAGGGGGCCCAGGCCCCAGTCCCAACCTGCCCCCGCACCTGCTGCTGTCTTGCTTGACCGGAGAGGGCTTGGATGATCTCCTGGAGGCACTGAGGAAGGAGCTGGCTGAAGT GTGTGGGGACCCGTCCACAGGCCCACCGCTTCTGACGCGTGCAAGGCACCAACATCATCTCCAGGGCTGCCTGGATGCCCTCGGCCACTACAGGCAGACAAAAGACCTAGCCCTGGCTGCTGAGGCACTGCGACTTGCCCGGGGTCACCTGGGCCGCATCACCGGCGGAGGCAGCACCGAGGAGGTCTTGGACATCATCTTTCGGGACTTCTGCGTGGGCAAGTGA
- the GTPBP3 gene encoding tRNA modification GTPase GTPBP3, mitochondrial isoform X4, translating into MWRGLWTLVAWAARGPRSPRSCTRQGSGAPAPGSGATIFALSSGQGRCGIAVIRTSGPASGHALRSLTAPRDLPPARNACLRLLSHPRSGEPLDRALVLWFPGPQSFTGEDCAEFHVHGGPAVVSGVLQALGSVPGLRPAEAGEFTRRAFAHGKLSLTEVEGLADLIHAETEAQRRQALRQLDGELGHLCHGWAKTLTKALAHVEAYIDFGEDDNLEEGVLERADSQVRELELALSAHLRDARRGQRLRSGAHVVVAGPPNAGKSSLVNLLSRKPVSIVSPEPGTTRDVLEIPVDLAGFPALLSDTAGLREGVGPVEQEGVRRARERLEQADLILAVLDASELASPSSRNFLDTVVAPAGAGSPNESSQRLLLVLNKSDLLPPGGPGPSPNLPPHLLLSCLTGEGLDDLLEALRKELAEVCGDPSTGPPLLTRARHQHHLQGCLDALGHYRQTKDLALAAEALRLARGHLGRITGGGSTEEVLDIIFRDFCVGK; encoded by the exons ATGTGGCGGGGGTTGTGGACCCTAGTAGCCTGGGCCGCACGTGGGCCTCGCAG TCCCAGATCGTGCACGCGCCAGGGCAGCGGCGCCCCGGCCCCTGGTTCCGGGGCCACTATCTTCGCGCTGAGCTCCGGCCAAGGCCGCTGCGGCATCGCGGTGATCCGGACCAGCGGTCCCGCCAGCGGCCACGCCCTCCGGAGCCTCACGGCGCCCCGGGACTTGCCCCCAGCTCGCAACGCTTGCCTGCGCCTGCTCAGCCACCCCCGTTCCGGGGAGCCGTTGGACCGCGCGCTGGTGCTCTGGTTCCCAG GTCCCCAAAGTTTCACGGGGGAGGACTGCGCGGAATTCCACGTGCATGGAGGCCCAGCGGTGGTGAGTGGCGTCCTGCAGGCCCTGG GCAGTGTGCCAGGGCTGCGGCCGGCTGAGGCTGGTGAGTTCACCAGGCGGGCATTCGCTCACGGGAAGCTGAGCCTGAccgaggtggaggggctggcagatcTAATTCACGCAGAAACCGAGGCGCAGCGGCGGCAGGCACTGAGGCAGCTGGATGGGGAACTGGGCCACCTCTGCCATGGCTGGGCCAAGACTCTCACTAAG gctctGGCTCATGTGGAGGCCTATATCGACTTTGGTGAGGATGACAATCTGGAGGAGGGCGTCCTGGAGCGAG CTGACAGCCAAGTACGGGAGCTGGAGCTGGCACTGAGCGCACATCTTCGAGATGCCAGGCGCGGGCAAAGGCTTCGCTCAGGAGCGCACGTAGTGGTCGCAGGACCCCCCAATGCTGGCAAGAGCAGCCTGGTGAACCTACTCA GCCGGAAGCCTGTGTCCATAGTATCCCCGGAGCCGGGGACCACCCGCGACGTGCTGGAGATCCCCGTGGACCTGGCCGGATTCCCTGCGCTGCTGAGCGACACCGCGGGGTTGCGTGAGGGCGTGGGGCCGGTGGAGCAGGAGGGCGTGCGGCGCGCCAGGGAGAG GCTGGAGCAGGCTGACCTCATTCTGGCGGTGCTGGATGCTTCTGAACTCGCCTCTCCATCCAGCCGCAACTTCCTGGATACCGTTGTCGCCCCCGCAGGCGCTGGGAGCCCCAATGAGAGCAGCCAGCGCCTCCTGTTGGTGCTGAACAAGTCGGACTTACTGCCTCCAGGGGGCCCAGGCCCCAGTCCCAACCTGCCCCCGCACCTGCTGCTGTCTTGCTTGACCGGAGAGGGCTTGGATGATCTCCTGGAGGCACTGAGGAAGGAGCTGGCTGAAGT GTGTGGGGACCCGTCCACAGGCCCACCGCTTCTGACGCGTGCAAGGCACCAACATCATCTCCAGGGCTGCCTGGATGCCCTCGGCCACTACAGGCAGACAAAAGACCTAGCCCTGGCTGCTGAGGCACTGCGACTTGCCCGGGGTCACCTGGGCCGCATCACCGGCGGAGGCAGCACCGAGGAGGTCTTGGACATCATCTTTCGGGACTTCTGCGTGGGCAAGTGA
- the GTPBP3 gene encoding tRNA modification GTPase GTPBP3, mitochondrial isoform X1 codes for MLPGERHFAAPPRPALSPPLSLPLANRNEDLQRVGRTPPKEPNDHRESLSILPVSPRSGWSLLSGLEATQAERSQIVHAPGQRRPGPWFRGHYLRAELRPRPLRHRGDPDQRSRQRPRPPEPHGAPGLAPSSQRLPAPAQPPPFRGAVGPRAGALVPRSPKFHGGGLRGIPRAWRPSGGEWRPAGPGVPGLRPAEAGEFTRRAFAHGKLSLTEVEGLADLIHAETEAQRRQALRQLDGELGHLCHGWAKTLTKALAHVEAYIDFGEDDNLEEGVLERADSQVRELELALSAHLRDARRGQRLRSGAHVVVAGPPNAGKSSLVNLLSRKPVSIVSPEPGTTRDVLEIPVDLAGFPALLSDTAGLREGVGPVEQEGVRRARERLEQADLILAVLDASELASPSSRNFLDTVVAPAGAGSPNESSQRLLLVLNKSDLLPPGGPGPSPNLPPHLLLSCLTGEGLDDLLEALRKELAEVCGDPSTGPPLLTRARHQHHLQGCLDALGHYRQTKDLALAAEALRLARGHLGRITGGGSTEEVLDIIFRDFCVGK; via the exons ATGTTGCCGGGGGAACGCCATTTCGCTGCACCCCCGCGTCCAGCCCTTTCCCCGCCTCTTTCCCTGCCACTGGCCAATAGAAACGAAGATCTTCAGAGGGTGGGCCGTACGCCTCCTAAGGAGCCCAATGATCATCGAGAGTCGTTAAGCATTCTACCAGTCTCGCCGCGGAGTGGGTGGAGCCTCCTGTCAGGACtagaagccacccaggcagagcGG TCCCAGATCGTGCACGCGCCAGGGCAGCGGCGCCCCGGCCCCTGGTTCCGGGGCCACTATCTTCGCGCTGAGCTCCGGCCAAGGCCGCTGCGGCATCGCGGTGATCCGGACCAGCGGTCCCGCCAGCGGCCACGCCCTCCGGAGCCTCACGGCGCCCCGGGACTTGCCCCCAGCTCGCAACGCTTGCCTGCGCCTGCTCAGCCACCCCCGTTCCGGGGAGCCGTTGGACCGCGCGCTGGTGCTCTGGTTCCCAG GTCCCCAAAGTTTCACGGGGGAGGACTGCGCGGAATTCCACGTGCATGGAGGCCCAGCGGTGGTGAGTGGCGTCCTGCAGGCCCTGG TGTGCCAGGGCTGCGGCCGGCTGAGGCTGGTGAGTTCACCAGGCGGGCATTCGCTCACGGGAAGCTGAGCCTGAccgaggtggaggggctggcagatcTAATTCACGCAGAAACCGAGGCGCAGCGGCGGCAGGCACTGAGGCAGCTGGATGGGGAACTGGGCCACCTCTGCCATGGCTGGGCCAAGACTCTCACTAAG gctctGGCTCATGTGGAGGCCTATATCGACTTTGGTGAGGATGACAATCTGGAGGAGGGCGTCCTGGAGCGAG CTGACAGCCAAGTACGGGAGCTGGAGCTGGCACTGAGCGCACATCTTCGAGATGCCAGGCGCGGGCAAAGGCTTCGCTCAGGAGCGCACGTAGTGGTCGCAGGACCCCCCAATGCTGGCAAGAGCAGCCTGGTGAACCTACTCA GCCGGAAGCCTGTGTCCATAGTATCCCCGGAGCCGGGGACCACCCGCGACGTGCTGGAGATCCCCGTGGACCTGGCCGGATTCCCTGCGCTGCTGAGCGACACCGCGGGGTTGCGTGAGGGCGTGGGGCCGGTGGAGCAGGAGGGCGTGCGGCGCGCCAGGGAGAG GCTGGAGCAGGCTGACCTCATTCTGGCGGTGCTGGATGCTTCTGAACTCGCCTCTCCATCCAGCCGCAACTTCCTGGATACCGTTGTCGCCCCCGCAGGCGCTGGGAGCCCCAATGAGAGCAGCCAGCGCCTCCTGTTGGTGCTGAACAAGTCGGACTTACTGCCTCCAGGGGGCCCAGGCCCCAGTCCCAACCTGCCCCCGCACCTGCTGCTGTCTTGCTTGACCGGAGAGGGCTTGGATGATCTCCTGGAGGCACTGAGGAAGGAGCTGGCTGAAGT GTGTGGGGACCCGTCCACAGGCCCACCGCTTCTGACGCGTGCAAGGCACCAACATCATCTCCAGGGCTGCCTGGATGCCCTCGGCCACTACAGGCAGACAAAAGACCTAGCCCTGGCTGCTGAGGCACTGCGACTTGCCCGGGGTCACCTGGGCCGCATCACCGGCGGAGGCAGCACCGAGGAGGTCTTGGACATCATCTTTCGGGACTTCTGCGTGGGCAAGTGA
- the GTPBP3 gene encoding tRNA modification GTPase GTPBP3, mitochondrial isoform X3 — protein sequence MLPGERHFAAPPRPALSPPLSLPLANRNEDLQRVGRTPPKEPNDHRESLSILPVSPRSGWSLLSGLEATQAERSQIVHAPGQRRPGPWFRGHYLRAELRPRPLRHRGDPDQRSRQRPRPPEPHGAPGLAPSSQRLPAPAQPPPFRGAVGPRAGALVPRSPKFHGGGLRGIPRAWRPSGGEWRPAGPGVPGLRPAEAGEFTRRAFAHGKLSLTEVEGLADLIHAETEAQRRQALRQLDGELGHLCHGWAKTLTKALAHVEAYIDFGEDDNLEEGVLERADSQVRELELALSAHLRDARRGQRLRSGAHVVVAGPPNAGRKPVSIVSPEPGTTRDVLEIPVDLAGFPALLSDTAGLREGVGPVEQEGVRRARERLEQADLILAVLDASELASPSSRNFLDTVVAPAGAGSPNESSQRLLLVLNKSDLLPPGGPGPSPNLPPHLLLSCLTGEGLDDLLEALRKELAEVCGDPSTGPPLLTRARHQHHLQGCLDALGHYRQTKDLALAAEALRLARGHLGRITGGGSTEEVLDIIFRDFCVGK from the exons ATGTTGCCGGGGGAACGCCATTTCGCTGCACCCCCGCGTCCAGCCCTTTCCCCGCCTCTTTCCCTGCCACTGGCCAATAGAAACGAAGATCTTCAGAGGGTGGGCCGTACGCCTCCTAAGGAGCCCAATGATCATCGAGAGTCGTTAAGCATTCTACCAGTCTCGCCGCGGAGTGGGTGGAGCCTCCTGTCAGGACtagaagccacccaggcagagcGG TCCCAGATCGTGCACGCGCCAGGGCAGCGGCGCCCCGGCCCCTGGTTCCGGGGCCACTATCTTCGCGCTGAGCTCCGGCCAAGGCCGCTGCGGCATCGCGGTGATCCGGACCAGCGGTCCCGCCAGCGGCCACGCCCTCCGGAGCCTCACGGCGCCCCGGGACTTGCCCCCAGCTCGCAACGCTTGCCTGCGCCTGCTCAGCCACCCCCGTTCCGGGGAGCCGTTGGACCGCGCGCTGGTGCTCTGGTTCCCAG GTCCCCAAAGTTTCACGGGGGAGGACTGCGCGGAATTCCACGTGCATGGAGGCCCAGCGGTGGTGAGTGGCGTCCTGCAGGCCCTGG TGTGCCAGGGCTGCGGCCGGCTGAGGCTGGTGAGTTCACCAGGCGGGCATTCGCTCACGGGAAGCTGAGCCTGAccgaggtggaggggctggcagatcTAATTCACGCAGAAACCGAGGCGCAGCGGCGGCAGGCACTGAGGCAGCTGGATGGGGAACTGGGCCACCTCTGCCATGGCTGGGCCAAGACTCTCACTAAG gctctGGCTCATGTGGAGGCCTATATCGACTTTGGTGAGGATGACAATCTGGAGGAGGGCGTCCTGGAGCGAG CTGACAGCCAAGTACGGGAGCTGGAGCTGGCACTGAGCGCACATCTTCGAGATGCCAGGCGCGGGCAAAGGCTTCGCTCAGGAGCGCACGTAGTGGTCGCAGGACCCCCCAATGCTG GCCGGAAGCCTGTGTCCATAGTATCCCCGGAGCCGGGGACCACCCGCGACGTGCTGGAGATCCCCGTGGACCTGGCCGGATTCCCTGCGCTGCTGAGCGACACCGCGGGGTTGCGTGAGGGCGTGGGGCCGGTGGAGCAGGAGGGCGTGCGGCGCGCCAGGGAGAG GCTGGAGCAGGCTGACCTCATTCTGGCGGTGCTGGATGCTTCTGAACTCGCCTCTCCATCCAGCCGCAACTTCCTGGATACCGTTGTCGCCCCCGCAGGCGCTGGGAGCCCCAATGAGAGCAGCCAGCGCCTCCTGTTGGTGCTGAACAAGTCGGACTTACTGCCTCCAGGGGGCCCAGGCCCCAGTCCCAACCTGCCCCCGCACCTGCTGCTGTCTTGCTTGACCGGAGAGGGCTTGGATGATCTCCTGGAGGCACTGAGGAAGGAGCTGGCTGAAGT GTGTGGGGACCCGTCCACAGGCCCACCGCTTCTGACGCGTGCAAGGCACCAACATCATCTCCAGGGCTGCCTGGATGCCCTCGGCCACTACAGGCAGACAAAAGACCTAGCCCTGGCTGCTGAGGCACTGCGACTTGCCCGGGGTCACCTGGGCCGCATCACCGGCGGAGGCAGCACCGAGGAGGTCTTGGACATCATCTTTCGGGACTTCTGCGTGGGCAAGTGA